The region TAAATATTAGTCTTTAGTTACTgtctatatttttttagttgattgttattatttttatgtttacattGCACAGTCGACTGGAGTTAAACAGACATGatcaataaagatgattctatAATATACAGGACGGACAGAACCCTCGATGTTATGAATctagtgtttccatggcaacagcCTGTTACACAGAGACACAGGCTTACTGCAGTAATTGATGTGTTAGAATACAGCATCTATTAtaactaataatattaatgacgGAATCAATTAGTTGTTGTCATTCTTTATGTCTGACTACATTACTCACATGTTTAAGGTTTCCCACAGACAATGGGAACTGGCAGTGAAAGTAAATAATTCGTAATTTTATAATGAATAATTCAGTTATTTTGCtacaataattataaaaatgatgatgatgatgatgatagggatataatagtaatagtgaaagcaatagtaatggttataataataataaaaataataataataataatagcaataacaaaataatataagaatcagtaagaataatacaataaaaaacaaaaattttaataataaacaatattaattattattaataataaccataataaggtaatataagaatatactataataataataataatagcaataataataataataataataatttaatgagaataccagtaactataatataaaatattaataataaaaaataaaaaataatacaataatatgagaatatatataatgataattataagaatagcaatgacaataatacagtagtagtacaattctacaacaataataataataattgtcaaatgCAATGTAACGTAATGACCATTGAGTTCATTATGTGTTGTGTTCACTGTTCAGGGACAGCCTAGCCACAAGGAGGCAGCACTGGGTTGGGAGTGTTTTCTGTGGGTGTTTTAGTCTCTTCTACTGATAAGACAATAGTAGTGTGGGTTACGACCATAACTGTAGCCCTGTATGTAGTTGTGTTTCACCCGACAAGCCAAATAAAGCCCGTTTGGTTCTGTCTGGTGATTTGTAGGATACACGGATGTTATAGTACGTATAGCCTTATACAATGTCgtcaataaaaacctgagctatctatctatctatctatctatctatctatctatctatctatctatctatctatctacctacctacctacctacctacctatctatctatctatctatctatctacctatctatcatgtctgacgtttgttacaaacaaacccCGTGAAAATTGCTTTAAAATTGAATGATTTATGATAACTTTATGATaacacatcattcctctatagatgtaatACACTGTAGATGAGTGCCACCGgttcaagatggccgccctgttgACGCACCACTCTAGTGGGCGGCAGCAGTTGATGCGGCGTCTACATAATATAATGTCTACGGTGCAGAGAGACACACAACTAACTCATCAAATATCCACATGATTATTTATCCTTCAGAATAATATGCTTTGATGTGATGATGAAAGACCAAACTAGCAACAAcgctagggtgaccatattctGAGTTCctaaaaagaggacacttgggccgacctcaacatactcaaagtactcgaCGTTTACTTgaatctatctatcgatctctTGTAGcggcaaaataaaatataataaataaataagttattgtcgataaggtttaaaaatacatttctctctttaaaacaaaaaaaatctgaaattagCAGTGACTCAAATCAAcaacctttattatgcattttaacaatctgtacttgaaaaatctcatataaaccatcttaaaatctctcaattattgaaacaatatgAGAAATATCTCACATatcaaatgaaaactaaaaacaaaaacccacaaggCACACAGAGCAGtaattaatcattaaatatacacttcagtaaataaccttttcaaataaatataaattatataaatctattttaatCTCTCTTCTTTTTTCCTCGTGTGATGATTTGGTCAAAACAAAGctttaatgattctgtcacgtgtgagtaaatTTACTGTAATGAACCATATTAGCTTTAAAGACCAACTCAGTAActtttcagaaactggtgaaCTTTTCCCAATAGACTAAATATTAACGGAGTTAAGAAGtcttttaaataaacatgttcCTTAAGATGCATTCAAggtcaatttaattttttgtaaaatatcccgGGCAGCCCAGACAAAACGTAAAAAGAGTAAAActagacgtatggtcaccctaaacatcaggtgatgatgatgatggacaagtagtaaattatattttcaaaCCTTAAAGTAAAATTAGGGAATGTCCTGTTCCtgatatttgattaaaaacacaaggttTAAGTTAAAATGACGGGAACGTGGTATGAAATCAGCATTGGTTGATGTTATGTTTAAGTGGCGACATGCGCACAAAAAGTGGCCCTGGTAATGAACTAGTGAGTTTTCatctacatatacataatacataataatatacAGACTACACAAGCAGAGAAAATATGTTTAACTGGAAAACATTAACAATACGACCAAAATGGTTTATTTTAAAGAGAATCAGCGCGGCTGTATTTGCCTCAATAGTTATACTTGGTGAGTACAAATACTCAGATGAAGTGGTATCGGCACATTCCTAATTAAAAACTAGTCAAATATGCATTTAAACACTAAAATGACTGAATCCCAATCATTAAATGCAAGTTGGTTTAATTCAGCAGGATATTGAGATAAATAAGACAATCATGAGTAATCGCTTTCTGGGAACACGAGCAATACAAATTAGGTAGAAGAATTGCAattattaaaaactaaattcattGCGAGATTAAAGTTTTTTGGCAAAATTAACGCTAGAAACGTTTAAATGAGGATCGCCACCTGatgtaaaaactaaataacctaatttaaacaagaaaagatcatttaaagcacaaacaatgatgataatatttgtttaaatgtattattaattgtttatttttactatttttaggGTTTATGTTGTATTATATTTCTATCTTCATCCTCAATAGAAATGTTTGAtggtgaaaaacacatttatcggAGTCAAAAACCCAAAGCAAAGGAAACGAGTGAAGCGTGATGTGTGTTTCGCAGCGACAGCAGAGCATGCTAGCtgcttagcttagcatgctaacgttagcatgccTCTGTTTGTACAATAAACGTCACGAGTCACAGACAGCAGAGGCTAAAAACCGCTACATTCAGAAAGTCCCCCAACTTATAAACATTTGGGATCCCCCGAAACATCCCACAAATAATTTGTGTGTGGTAAACATTcggctatttaaaaaaaatgttcttaagCTAACGCTACTTTTGTGCTCCAGTCACAAGCGGTTAGATATGGCCTAGCTTTAAGATGGTTAATATGATTACATTATAATTCAAATAGCAATAAATTCTTTTGAGTTTGATACGAGTGAATATACTACGATTACACATATACTAagatacatattatttaattaaaaggtTTGAAAGTAGTGATTTCAATTTACATTATTCATGTATATTCTTTAAATGTCCATATGTgtgtttgaccaaaaaaaaatccgAATGTGAAATGAATATTTAAACtatgtttcattcattttggtCACGATAGTGTCTGATTAAAACTTCTCATCTTTGGGGAAATATTGTGTTCAAAAGTGAGGGACTGTCTGAAAACTTCGGAGCCCGTTCTGCTTCGTCTGTTTCTCGCGCTCCTCTGACACCCCGCCCACACCTCAGTGCCTGATCACCAGGTGACCCTTGAACACCCACCTATTGGTGCTCTTCTTCAGGCTCTCGATGTCCAGCTTGCGGAACAGGAAGCCCTCGTGATGTGCTGTGTGCGTGGGGGGCTGGGGGACGGCCGGGTTGCTCTGGGCCGGAGCCGACCTGGACCTCCGAGTCTCTCCTGGCTCTTTGGGTCGAGGCCGACGCCGCGGTTTGGGTCTGTCCCGGGCTCGTGGTCGGTCGGGACGGGAAGACTTTTCTGGTAATCCATTGGGCAGGCGGGGCACCTCTCCACGAGCCTGAGGAGAGGGAGGGTGGGCGGGGTCAGAGCAGAACAGGAAGGAACTAAAACCCAAAATAAAGAGACGGATCCAGACCTGGGCTGCTTCTCTCTCCTGGAGCTGCTCCACTATCTCTGCCATGGTGGACCTTCTCTCCCTGAAGGACAATAAGAGGACTTTAGGTTTCTAGCAGAAAGACACACCTTCATGGAAACAAGCAAGTGCTGAAAAAGACAACTCGTGATTCGCCAACTCATCATTTCTTTAACAGAATATCGTGTTTCTGACcggacattattattattatcattatacagTTAAGATGTGTTTTCTTATCAATACATGTCATTGatgcaacaaacacacacatgcaagagTGACTGGACTCATTCATGACTGAAATCTTTGAGCTATGCTAGGACAAGCACACTTTGAATGAGGGTGCCCCCATTGCCCCCTAAATAAATGATCCtggaaaataacacattttcaaatgtatttaacggtaaacaagtaacatcatatttcattataaattaaaaatcaagaactaaactaatcacctgcatgaaaaacaaatgtaaaagtgcagtagtCAGAAATACAGGAAACATGCTGCCCAACCCCTGAACCTACTCCTGTGGACACCTGCTTCTTCCTGATTAATACAAATGTTATTGTTGTGACAAACTCAAAATgttaatatgattaaaaacagGAAACCCTAAATCCGTCCAGTCTCACCCTCCGGCTGAGCGTCGGTCCGAGTGGCCGGTGTCATGCTCACTAGATTCCTGCCTCTCCGGTCGCAGTCGGTCCCTCTCTCTCCTGCGGCCCTCGTGGCTGCCGTGTCCTTCCTGCTCACTGGACGTCTGTCTCTCCAGGGTCCGTCtgtccctcctccccccctggTCCCGCCTCACCTCCTGAGGCAGTTCGTCCCGTCGCGCCTGAATCAGCTGCTCGCTGGACAGCTGCCGCTCTATCCGGTGGTCACGGTGCGATTGCACCTGTGGTTCGGCATGGCCCAGCGGGTCAGTCCTGGACCCCAGGGACCCCCTGGTGGGCTCGCTGTGCAGACGCTCCCGGACCCTGGGCTCCTGAAGAACCACCTGGGCCATCACCGCCACCTCAGCCTTCTCCGTGCCGATCTCCCCCATCATcacctccctctccctctccctccccCGTGACCTCTCTAGCCGGCTCGCCACCAGCAGCGGCGTCACTGCGTCGTCCAGGTGTTTGATCTTTGGTTGCCGTAGATACGGCGATAATTTCAGCTCTGGCTCCTTTGGCGCAGCCGCCTGCGCTGGATGAAGGCGACTCATCGTCTTTGCTGTTTGATCTTTTGCCGTGCTGGTAATCTCCCTCGCCTGATTGGCTGATACCAGCATCGCTGCCATGGCAACAGATGCGATTGAGGACGGAGCGGGCTTAGCTACCGACACCACACCCTGCCGTGTGTCAAGCGTGTGACGATATCCTGAGTCATTCATCGCGGGCGTGTAGTCTGCGACGGTAGAGCCTAGGCGGCGAGCCACGGGCGAGGGGGAGGGAGAGGGCGTGGCGGGGGAGGGAGAGGGAGGCGAGCTGACGTCATTCTGCTCGTAGATGGTTTGTCTCACAGGGAGGCGGGGCAGCGTGGCTGGAGATGGCAACGCGTCCTGGGGGTCGAGGAAGACTTTACGACCCAGCAGAGGGGTCGGAGGGAGTTTACTTTGCTCCGCCTTCAACTTTTCAACCtgcaccaaaaaaacaacaacaaggctttAAAATGTAAACTCTAAGAACTTTAAGAACCAGAACACTGTACTTAGAGAACTATGGTTAGACCAGCTTCAATAACAACAGAGGCAGttctttagatcagtggttctcaacctgtctAGCCTGatgacctccaaaataaaggtcccagagagcggggaccctccaaaataaaggtcccatagagcggggaccctccaaaataaaggttccagagagcggggaccctccaaaataaaggttccagagagcggggaccctccaaaataaaggttccagagagcggggaccctccaaaataaaggtcccagagagcagggacccccactgtagctgaaggtggttgaacacagacatgaacattgaagaacagtcatgtggagacaggaccatctataagggggaataaaggagagatttttggggtccatccataaagtcagtaaaatgatggtctattgttctatgaatctgtgataaccacatttatttattcatctgaataatatccactgttatccaggaacgtttattattattattatagtcatcttaaagatggaaatcctggttttaatcactaataaaatggttcaaagtgaccagaaatggtggaaaaggaggtgaaatgggattttttaaaaaccacagaaattggttaaaagttacaaattgtgggtaatggaattcataaatgtagggaaaattagtttaaactagcaaaatatgtgcattaaaaattgtgaatgtaCTCCAAGTGTAAAACTCTGATCAACTTTGGCCTCCTGCAGGCCAGGAGGATGGTGGCTCTGTCTTGGAGAGAGACTGAAGTATCTTCTGCACAATCCTGGATTAGAGAGATGGCAATGTGTGTTACATTAGAAAAGCTAACCTATGTAATTAGGGGCAAAGCACAAGAATTTGAAGAGGTGTGGACACCCTTAATGGACTTTCTAAGGCAACAATAGAATATATTTTGCTGCATGGTTATTGAGTGTGatgacttattattattattattattatttttgtattacttatttattttacttatttttttttttttttttttttttttctgttattatttacttttttgtatgTGTATACGCTGAAAGACCAGCTTGCACTTGATTGAACAATTAGTATGGTGCGtgttgatgtgttttatatgcTGCTActgaaaatcaataaaaacattgttcaaaaaaaaaaaaaaaaattgtgaatgtgattaaattggccaaaataatcataaaatctggtgaaaagaggataaaagtgagtaaataataggtcaacatatgtgacattaggtgtaaaagtggtggaaagggtttataagtgctgaacatgtctggaaagtggaaaaaaggagagaaaagtcattgaaatgtgatgtagaagtgtcagaaatgggagaaatgtagcaaaaatacattaaaaggagcaaaaatatggaaataaaaagtgatgaaaataggttaaaatatggtgagtttgatggagttgtagaaaaatggtaaaaataagtaaaaatgggctcaaattgttcaaaaaaatattcttagtttcttgaaggcatctggagaccccCTCGCAGTGTCTTGCAATGCCAAGTGGGAtccagaccccaaggttgagaacccctgctgtagcTGATGTTGCCAgttagagagaggaaaataacaGACACTGGTGTATCAgttcaactggtgatcattatAAGTGGTGACAGGTCACATTAGAAGCCAGGATTTAAAGCTGTAACTTTATTTTGTCACATTTGGAACAGCAGTAACATTTCCTTAATAATCAAAGCTAGTGATTGGTCAGTAGTCAGACACAGTgaagatgatgaggatgatgatacCGTGGTGAGCCGTCGCAGCGAGCTGAATCGCTCCTCCCAGGTGGCGGCGGCCTTACGGAAAGCTTCGTGCCGGCGGATCAGCTGCTCCACCTCGTCCACGCTGGCTCCCAGCTCGTTGCTGCTGACCAGCGGCTCCTGGGCGGTCAGCCACGCCTCGGCCACAACCGCCTCCTGGGCGAACTGGTGGACCTCCAGCTCTGAGGGAGAGAGGTGAATCAGTCACTGACGCGTCTCTACAGATCAACCTGTGGAGGTTTTTCACTCACGCTGTTGAAGGAACTCCCAGTGTTTGTCCCACTTCTCAGAAAGCTCACGCTCCTTCTCAATCACCTTCTCCAACTTCTCCTTGATCTGAGGATCACACGAGACAACGTCAGATCTCACACAGGCATCAGTTACAGTAACAAGATACTGTGTCTCTACGTTGGTCAAATGTGCACAGTTTGTCCCACGTACAGACGCTTCAGAGAAAGAAGGAACCGTGTTGGTTGAATCTGAGATGGTTTAACTTTCTATCACAATGGATGGGTTTGAAACCCACAAACCCATGACACCTTAAGTATTCGCACAAAATCATTccaaacccacaaaaacaaaacaaatacaaagtgacaaaaaattacacaaaattagaccaaaaatacgaaaaaaaatcactcaaaaaagaccaaaaatatgtgaaatgacacaaacgaaaaaaatacgcaaaatgactgcaaaaacaccaaaaatataggATTAGACACCAAAAtacgacaaaaatacagaaaatcacaCCATacttaaaatgactccaaaaaacaccaaaaatacgggacatgacaacacaaaaaaatatgcaaaatgacacaaaaaatgagaaaaataagcAACTACAGTAATGTACTGTACCTCTGCAGAAGCAGGGTTTCTGGCAGCCAGCAGGGTTTTTCCCATGTCGATGCACTCCAGGATGTTCTGGCTGCGAGCCTCCACCTCGCTCTTCAGACTCTGGTGATAGTTCATCAGAACCTCCACCGAGGACACGTCTCTGTGGACGAAAAACACTGTCAAGCCTTcattgctgctgctgtggctcctcctcctcctcctcctgactcTGTACCTGGGCTTCTCTCCCGTCCCTATCTGACAGGTGACCGACTCCATCCACATCATCTGGTCCCGGACCATTCCAAAGAACCTCAGCTTGTCCGTCTCGGTGGTGATCTTCAGCCGACAGTCGTCGCAGGACGTCAGCAGCTCCTTCCAGCACTGCAGCACCTCGTGCTCGCGCCGCGCGATGGCGTCGGCCTTTTCTCCAGCGTACACCGTCCTCAGCTGGGCGGCGCTTTCCTGCAGCTGACGCACctgacagagaaacatacagAGTCAGTCAATAGTTCCAAACCAGGAGCTCAATAACtagtgaaaaacaaataaataattatcagACACAGTCTAtctacaatgacctcatgtaaaggatttttactatcgagtggtgaaataacccaaaaaaatgaagaagtcgcaTGAAGTAAAATAGTATTacatcccaagaaagagtcatgtgtgtgtgtgtgtgtgtgtgtacctgtgtaaCCATCAGCTGGATGTCCTGCTCAAAGCCCTGCAGCAGTCTCTGCAGTGAGCTGGTGTTGGCGCTGCTTCCCTGTCGAGCTCGAACCTCCGGCAGCCGTCGATGTTTGTCCGAGATCTGAACCAAAACCTGGAAGAATATCAGTGAGAGTGGATCAGACTACGATCATTTTAATTTACGACATGTTTTTTCTATTGGAGGTATGCATTTTTATCTGAGGTTTAgactttattttaatgaaaacttcTGTTTGGGATGGTGACTCATGTACTAGTATTACTTACTTAACCCTTTAGTTTAAGAATGAAAGTAAGTATAGAATGATGGTGGAAAAACTGTAAATTGTGAGACCATATATTGTAAGTCAGTACAGTATAGTGTCCGGGGTTGTTTTGTCTTCCTGGTCTTTGCaggtttttacagtttttctgaCATACATGTCGAGGAGACAGTGATTGACTGTAAAGGGTCGTTAGAACTATAGAATAAAATAGGAAATTGAACAGACCATAGATACTGGGAATGGCTTTGTGTTGGTAAGTGTGGCTGTTTGTGGTAAATAACACATGCAGTCTTAGTTTAGCCAGAaatattttcagtatttttctatcatttatgtcttttcttctcattttttgAAATATCGTTGTTGATTAGTATGTTTTTTCTGTggttaaatgtattttcttctcATTTAGTAATTTGTTCTGAGGACCCGTTGGGCTCACCTCCCTGCAGTCAGAGAAGAACTTGTGCAGCTGATGTGAGGCGGCCAACATCTGAGCGCGAGTCTCCATCAGCTCCAGCAGGTCGGCCCACGACTCGTTGACGCCGTCCTTCCACTCTGCGATGGTGGCGGCCTCGGCGTGGCCGTAGTCGATCAGCTCGTCCACCATCTGGTTGACGGCGGTGACGCGCTCCTGCCCCACGCTGCCCGTCTCTGAAGCAAACTCTGTGAACTTCTCCTGCAGGACCTGCACGAGAGGAGGCGATTCAGGGAGGGACTCTGTAGGTGATCCATCATAGGTGTAGTTTTGCATTGCAATAAATTGCACTTGTTTGATATGTTCTTTGTTCAATCTTTTCTGCCATGTGTCCCCCCAAAGCACGTTAGAATAATGTCCCCACACTCACGGTGACGTGCTCATAGTCTTGTCCCAGTTCAGGGGAGCTGGCCACCAGTTCCCTCTGAGCGATCCACTGCTCCAGCTCGTCCACCTCCCGGCTCAGCTGGAACAACCAGTACTGCTGCTCCAGGCGGCTCTTCCTCTCCTCCACCAGGTCCTTCAGAGACACGTAGAGCCGGTCCATCTGAGACTGACGCCTGCTGATCTGCTCGCTGTAGAGGAAGGAAGGAACACATCAGTTAACAACAGATACTGtctcacaaaaaaacacacacaaaacaaaacatatacaaaatgacaccaaaatacaacaaaaatacacaaaatgacaccaaaaaattcaaatagaCTAATACAAGTGacaaaaataagtgaaatgacaccaaaaactacaataataggcaaatgactccaaaatacaacaaaaatatgcaaaataactccagaaaatgactaaaaatgcatgacaaaaaaaatatgcaaaattacatcaaacaataaaaatacataaaatgccACCAAAATTACGCAAAATGATGATAATATGCAAATAACTTCAAAATAcgataaaaaaatgcacaatgacgccaaaaaaagaacaaaaatatgcaaaattactaGAAAAAATACACGAACAAAGAGGCACAATAACTTGTGTATTctgcatgtggccctcagatcaaacaatcacatttttgctgATAAAAGTTATACGTCTCTGATCAATAGTTATGTTATGAGGTTCAATCCGTGGTCAGATTCTTCTTCAGTCGGTTTTTCTTTCAGGTTCTTGGTTTTGCTTTATTTCCTGATTGAGTTTATAAGTTTATATAAGTGATCCTGCCTCTGTCTGTGGAGCATGAGGATTTGGGGGGCTCACCACTCACCAGTCTGGATGTCCCATCTCCAGGAGCTGCCTGCACTGCTGTGACAGCAGACCGATGGTCTCAGCGTAGTCCTCGATGGTTTGCTCCAGAAGCAGGTGTTTCTTCAGCAGCTGCAGCGTGCTGGGCTCATCCTgtgaggagaggaagaggaggaacagCTCACAGATGCTaaacatcttcttcttcttctatgaaCTGGTGGTTGGTAACCCTCTTCATGTGGACCCACCTTCCCTTTCTCCTCATTCATCATGTGCAGCTCCTGCTCGCTGAGCCACGCCTCCACCTCGGCCGTGTCAAAGTAGTACTGCTGTGCCTGGTACATGGCGTCCAGCACCAGCTGCCTGCGCTCCGTCTCGGCCCAGAGCAGCGACCACAGATGGAGCAGCTGGTCGTGTCCGGCCCGTGCGCAGTCAGCCTCGGGGCTGCGGATGGAGGCGATGATGGCCGCTCGCTCCAGGACGTCCTCGATGAGGGTCCTGTGGCCCTGGAGCTCCCGCTGAAGAGTCTGAGGGAGAAGACAGAACATACTTAGATACTGTACTTTACTAGAATGTTTCTAAAGACTTTTACTGTACATTTatttgtactttctactccaGGGGTGACCATGGACCAGGGAGCACCTATGacatgcaggacaggagctCTCCAGGACCAATCCCACTACTTGCTTTAAGTTTACAGAGAAAATAAGAGTGTCTCACCTGGTTCTTCTTCATGAGCTGCTGGACGGCCTGGAGGCTGGATCCATGCTCCTGACTCATGGCCAGAGGGAGGCGCTCCTGGATccacaactacaacaaaaacatcattGAGAAACTATTAACTATTAATATTCTACTACTAATGCTAGGCAGCTATAAAGTAAACACATCTGTCACTACCTCAGGTTTGTGTGGAACTAAGTAAGTGTGTAGGGAGGTAAGttagaacaaaaaaatacattagagTAGGAGGGTAGGACAGTAGGTAGGTTGGTTAGTAGGTAGATAGGTAGGGAGGTAGATTGGAAGGTAATTAGCTAGGTCAGTAATTAAGTAGAATGATAAATAGGTAGGAAAATAAGTAAGTAGATAGCAAGGTAATTAGAAAGGTTAGTAGGTAAGTAAAAAAGTTAGTAGGACTAGGTAGGTAGGTGAGTAAGTCAGTACAGAGGGTAAGTGAGTTAGTAGAAGAGATATAGCTCAGTGGGTAGGTAATAAGGTAGGGAGGTAAGTTTGTAGATGGTCAGATGTATTtaggtgtgactcagtgtgtgcgctgtgatgtcagagggttatagagaagtgtggttggatggagaataaagtttggagttccttgctgaacacgcccccCTCTGACCCTCATTCATTgactctacattatccagagagtggaTTGGCTTCATTTACTCCTCGGTGCCATTTCTGAATTCACCAGAGCTGTGATTGGACGCTttcagtttgacgacctgctgacccgcatcagcgctcgcatctcctaccaggaccccAACTACAGTCTCTCTATTCAGCAGAggagcctgtccatctgtctcagtgctttgttattattattctgaattCATCACAGTTGGGGAAAGCTTCTGATTTG is a window of Gouania willdenowi chromosome 13, fGouWil2.1, whole genome shotgun sequence DNA encoding:
- the sptbn4b gene encoding spectrin beta chain, non-erythrocytic 4 isoform X4, encoding MLPLGDWVCEKMLMARDGSRDETQKLHKKWLKHQAFMAELVQNKEWLQKIEKEGQQLIQEKPELSPSVRKKLEEIRECWQDLESTTQARARQLFEANKADLLVQSYQSLDQRLGQLEGQLVYVDPGQDLTTVNKQLKKLQTMETQMEEWYQEAGQLQVQASTIPQQTQVKESVAERQAAVETRMVRLIEPLKERRRILLASKEVHQVGRDLEDEILWIQERLPLAMSQEHGSSLQAVQQLMKKNQTLQRELQGHRTLIEDVLERAAIIASIRSPEADCARAGHDQLLHLWSLLWAETERRQLVLDAMYQAQQYYFDTAEVEAWLSEQELHMMNEEKGKDEPSTLQLLKKHLLLEQTIEDYAETIGLLSQQCRQLLEMGHPDCEQISRRQSQMDRLYVSLKDLVEERKSRLEQQYWLFQLSREVDELEQWIAQRELVASSPELGQDYEHVTVLQEKFTEFASETGSVGQERVTAVNQMVDELIDYGHAEAATIAEWKDGVNESWADLLELMETRAQMLAASHQLHKFFSDCREVLVQISDKHRRLPEVRARQGSSANTSSLQRLLQGFEQDIQLMVTQVRQLQESAAQLRTVYAGEKADAIARREHEVLQCWKELLTSCDDCRLKITTETDKLRFFGMVRDQMMWMESVTCQIGTGEKPRDVSSVEVLMNYHQSLKSEVEARSQNILECIDMGKTLLAARNPASAEIKEKLEKVIEKERELSEKWDKHWEFLQQQLEVHQFAQEAVVAEAWLTAQEPLVSSNELGASVDEVEQLIRRHEAFRKAAATWEERFSSLRRLTTVEKLKAEQSKLPPTPLLGRKVFLDPQDALPSPATLPRLPVRQTIYEQNDVSSPPSPSPATPSPSPSPVARRLGSTVADYTPAMNDSGYRHTLDTRQGVVSVAKPAPSSIASVAMAAMLVSANQAREITSTAKDQTAKTMSRLHPAQAAAPKEPELKLSPYLRQPKIKHLDDAVTPLLVASRLERSRGREREREVMMGEIGTEKAEVAVMAQVVLQEPRVRERLHSEPTRGSLGSRTDPLGHAEPQVQSHRDHRIERQLSSEQLIQARRDELPQEVRRDQGGRRDRRTLERQTSSEQEGHGSHEGRRRERDRLRPERQESSEHDTGHSDRRSAGGERRSTMAEIVEQLQEREAAQARGEVPRLPNGLPEKSSRPDRPRARDRPKPRRRPRPKEPGETRRSRSAPAQSNPAVPQPPTHTAHHEGFLFRKLDIESLKKSTNSRSWVNLYCVLNKGEMGFYKDAKNTGASYNNEPLLPLSHCHCDVTNGYKKKKNVFTLKTKDGSEFLFHAKDEEDLKAWVNNITTSISEHEEIAKWGQPQPTTSSTDEGTRRDGSKADNRSERIERADKERERGERSEKSDRGGKSEAKRSEKSSKKK